The Streptomyces sp. NBC_00224 genome contains the following window.
CTACGGCGCGGACGACCTCGGCTCGATCATGCTGGAGGAGAACGTCGTCTCCTCGGCGGGCGCCAAGCACCGCTCCAACCGCATGGAGATCATCGACCTGATCCGCAAGGCGGGCCGCGTCCCGGCGCAGCGCGCCACGACGTACGAGCACCTGCTCGTCCACGACGACCCGGCGAACGACCCGGTCGACGAGCGCGTCATGTCGCACATCTCGTCCACGGCGATCGAGGGCGGCACGGCCCATCCGGAGCTGAAGCTGCTCGCGTCCAACTAGGGCCTGTTCGTTGCTGACTCTGCACGCCCCCGCCGTGGGCGACGCGGTCGTGGTCGAGGGCTCGGTGGTGGCCGCGATCGGGCCGTACGAGGAGCTGGCGGCGGCGTACCCGGCCGCTCGGGTGCGGCGGTGGCCGGGGGTGCTGCTGCCCGGCCTGGTCAATCCGTACGGGCCCGAGCTCCTGGAGCGGGCCTATCACCCGGACCCGCGCGAGGCCGACGAACTCGGCACGGAGCCGATCCTGGACCCGGCCTTCGCGATGGACGACGCCCGCCGGGGCGGGAGCGCCCGGCGCGGGGTGCAGCGGATGCTGGCGCACGGGGTGGTGGCGGTGGCGGGCGAGCTTCGCTCGCGGTCTGTGGTGGAGGCGGTGCGGCGGTCGGGCGTGGCCGTGGTGCCGCGCGCGTCCCTTCCGTCCGGGACGCCGTCGCTGGCGGCGGGGGTGGTGTTGCCGCCGCTGCGGGTGGGTGACGCGGCGCGGTTCGCGGTGTTCGAGGGGGCGGTGTGTGTGGCGACGGTGCTGGACGGTCGGCTCGTGTATCGCGCGCGTTGATTCCCCCACCCCACCCCTTCCCGAAACTCTCCGAGGGCGCTCGCTCGTCTGCGGACCATGGGTGGCTGGTCGCGCAGTTCCCCGCGCCCCTGAGATGCGCCCCTTCGGGGCGCCCCTTGAGGGGCGCGGGGAACTGCGCGAGCAACCCAGCACGGTCCGCAGCCGAAGGGATCCCTCGGAGAGGGACACCGCGCGCAGCGCGAAGGGGGGCGGGCGCGCCCGGGGCGGAGCCACAGGCACAATGAAGGGGTGACCCGCGCAACTCTGGACAAGCAGCCGCACGAAGTCGCCACGATGTTCGACGACGTCGCCGCGAACTACGACCTCACCAATGACGTGCTCTCGCTCGGCCAGGCCCGGCTGTGGCGCAAGGAGGTCGCGAAGGCGGTCGACGCGCGCCCCGCCCAGAAGGTCCTGGACCTCGCCGCCGGCACGGCCACCTCGTCCCTCCCCTTCGCCGCCACCGGCGCGTACGTCGTCCCGTGCGACTTCTCCATCGGGATGCTGAAGGTGGGCAAGGGGCGCCACCCGCACCTGCCGTTCACGGCCGGCGACGCGACCGCGCTCCCGTTCAAGGACGACACCTTCGACGCCGTCACCATCTCCTTCGGGCTGCGCAACGTCCAGGACACCGACGCGGCCCTGCGCGAGCTCTTCCGAGTGACGCGCCCCGGCGGGCGCGTGGTCATCTGCGAGTTCTCGCAGCCGACCTGGAAGCCGTTCCGTACGGTCTACAGCGAGTACCTGATGCGGGCGCTGCCGCCGGTCGCCACGGCCGTGTCGTCCAATCCGGACGCGTACGTCTACCTCGCCGAGTCCATCCGCGCCTGGCCCGACCAGCCCGCGCTCGCCGCGCGGCTCCAGCAGGCCGGCTGGTCCAAGGTCGCCTGGCGCAACCTCACCGGCGGTGTGGTGGCGCTGCACCGCGGCTACAAGCCCCAGTAACCCGGCGAGCGGCACACCACCGTGGACTACCAGGCCGTCCTCCATCAGATCGCGGACGACGTCGCGCCCCTCGTGGGGCGCGGCACCCCCGCCGCCTACATTCCCGCCCTCGCCGACGTCGACCCGTCCCGCTTCGGGATGGCCGTGGCCGACCTCGACGGCAAGGT
Protein-coding sequences here:
- a CDS encoding demethylmenaquinone methyltransferase; this encodes MTRATLDKQPHEVATMFDDVAANYDLTNDVLSLGQARLWRKEVAKAVDARPAQKVLDLAAGTATSSLPFAATGAYVVPCDFSIGMLKVGKGRHPHLPFTAGDATALPFKDDTFDAVTISFGLRNVQDTDAALRELFRVTRPGGRVVICEFSQPTWKPFRTVYSEYLMRALPPVATAVSSNPDAYVYLAESIRAWPDQPALAARLQQAGWSKVAWRNLTGGVVALHRGYKPQ